A stretch of the Arachis stenosperma cultivar V10309 chromosome 6, arast.V10309.gnm1.PFL2, whole genome shotgun sequence genome encodes the following:
- the LOC130932386 gene encoding uncharacterized protein LOC130932386, translating into MACLKSIIVDKKALRGDKIVVLTKECSTLVQKKLPQKLPDPKSFLISCTIETITFEKALCDLGYSINLMPLSVMRKLGIQEVQPTKISLEMADKSLKRAYGIVENVLIKVEDLLSPCGLRDIRHWDKQGRLHHPWNAFSSYCKGLG; encoded by the coding sequence ATGGCATGTCTAAAAAGTATAATAGTTGACAAGAAAGCCTTAAGGGGAGATAAAATAGTGGTGCTAACCAAAGAATGCAGCACCCTAGTTCAGAAGAAGCTGCCTCAGAAGCTCCCAGATCCCAAAAGCTTTCTGATTTCCTGTACTATAGAGACCATCACCTTTGAGAAGGCACTGTGCGACCTTGGCTATAGCATTAATcttatgcctctctctgtaatgagGAAGCTGGGGATTCAAGAGGTGCAGCCCACCAagatctcactagagatggcagataagtCCCTGAAACGGGCATATGGCATCGTGGAAAACGTCCTtataaaggttgaagacctttTATCTCCTTGCGGACTTCGTGATATTAGACACTGGGATAAACAGGGACgactccatcatccttggaacgCCTTTTCTAGCTACTGCAAAGGCCTTGGTTGA